Part of the Spinacia oleracea cultivar Varoflay chromosome 5, BTI_SOV_V1, whole genome shotgun sequence genome, AGTCATATGACTTTATTTTGGTTAACACGCGGTTTAACAAGTGTGAACCCCAATGGTCACATTTCAAAGTGGGACAAATGCAACTCAAAGAGGCTTTTGTAGGAAGAACAGGTAAGGGTAATTACCTTCTAGTTTTCGATGTTTGCGTTAAATCAAGTCTAAGACGTAATAGATTAGAATGTCATCGGAGGATTAAATGGTGAAGTTTTAAGCTAATGTTAAGGTTGATCGATAGAATGGTGAAAGAAGCTAGTTGGGCTAAAGGTGGTCTCTAACTCTACTTAAAGATGAATGATATCAAAGGAGGTTTTGGGGGAATTTAAGGAGGTTTTGGTGAACAAAAGAGAATGCTTCTTGACCTCGAGAAAATTTAGAGATAAAGAAACTACCGACGGTAAAGGTAAGGATTTATATGAATAGCTAGGATAAGTTGGAAGAGACAAGTGATGATTGCAGACCTACCAAAGAATTTTTCATCATGCATCATTAAGGACAAATTGAATTTAAGTTTTGATGAGTTGTTTAATGGAAGTTAAGTGGGTGTTATTGGAGAGTGGAGACATCTCTATTGAGGATCAACTGGGTTTTATTGGGGAGGATAAGGATTCAAAAAATGAGGATAAGAATTTTTGTTTAGGATGATATCATTAAGGACAGATGAAATTAAAGTTTTAATGAGTTGTTTAATGGAAGTTAAGTCGGGGGGTTATCAGAGACTTCTCTATCGAGGATCATCCGGAAGGTAATGCGGAGGATTCAAAGAATGAAGGTTTAAACGATATTGAAGATAAAGAAAATGAAGAAATAGGTTGGGCTTGATGGTATTCCTATTGAGGTTTAGAGATGCCTATGGAAGGTTGATGTTGATTGGTTAATAAATCTATTCAACACGATTTGGAGGACGAACAAGATACGGCAATGTACTAATTTATAAGAACAAAGGAGATACACAACTTTAGATTCATACCATGAAAATGTTGAAGAAAGTGATGCACCATAGATTAAGGAATTATGCTAGCATTTGAGAGAATTAGTTTGGGTTCGGGTTTATGTCGTGATCATCCTTAGAATTCATCAATCTCGTGAGACAAATAATGGAGTATTATAAGGGGGGAAAAAGGATTTACACGTGGTATATTTGATTTTGAGAAGATGTATGACAAGATACCAAGATAGGTGCTATTGCAGAGAATGACGAAGAAGGGAATACCACTCAAGTATATTCACCTAGTCAATGATATGTATTGAGACGTGAAAGCAAAACTCGGGATTGCTGAGGAGTAACGTAGGGGTTTCTGTATTACGATTGGATGACACCAAGGAtttacttaaaaaaaaattcatgtcAGCAACAATTTTGGATGAAGTAATAACAACATTATCTAAGATGAGATGTTGTGGTGTTTGTTGTTTGAGACTGCTATTGTAACAGACAAATATTAAGTAAGTGAAGTCCCATTTTATTATTGGGAGGGGGCAGAGCAAGGATGTTGTGACAGTGGATCTTTGTCagtgaatgttttaagtatctTGTATCAATTTTACTAAGGAATGAATTTACAGAGGTATGGAGATAATATTGCTCAATTTGTAACTCAAGAGTTAACTCCTAATATTAAGTTTAGGTCTCTCAAATAGAGCAGCAATTTGTTAGCTGTGCTATTGTATCGTGCTTCTTAGGTCAAAGGGAAAATTCTATTGGGTGAcaacaatgttttttttttttttatcataatATGGAAGGATGAAGGGTATGGCCTGACTGTGAGGCTTGCACTGTTATTCACAGGGGACTTGGGAAGCATTCTCTGGATTGTAGTTTGCATAGTTTGAAGTGTTTGCACCGCAGTTCTGAACTGATGTGAATATGTGATTCTTTTCTCGCTGACAATAAGCTAGAAAAAAGTGATGTTAATCAAGTCAATGAGCTCTGCTTTTGGTTCCTATGCCAATTTGAGGgctattttatttcatttcctTAAGTCTATGTTTCTGTTAAACAATTATGCATTTCATACCTCTGATCTTGTCCCAATTAGTAATCATCCCTCCTCTCTATTGGCTTATGCTTGTTTGTAGTTATGTACTGTGTGACTGTGTCATATGTCCCTTGTTATTGACGATCTAACTAGTAGAGATTCTGCTTTATATAATTTTATGTATCTCAGCCTAGCCAAATGAGCGGGATTGGGAGCAATTCCAAGGCATCAGCTAAAAAGCCATCTGGTGGTCAGAAGAAGCCACTTGATGCACATGCTACTACTTCACCCCCTCTGCCAAGGTGAACTTAAGATTTGAGAGTGATTTTCGTAGCTCTGATTACATCTTAAGTCTATTATGATTGTTTAAAAACATTCTTGCCTTCATGACCTTGCAGTAAGAAGCAGAAAGTTTCCGGGGGATTTTCTGATCAAAGCATTGAACATCTTAATGATGTTACTGCCGTCAGTGGGGTTAATCTTCGGGTATGGTGTTTATCTCCATTTCTGCTTCGTTTTTCTGCTCCCAAAGTTGGATTTTGCCTGGAATCTCTCCACTGTTTATTCAAATTGTTATATGGTGTGATTTTATAGGAAGAGGAGGAGCAGTTATTTTCTGTTCCCAAGGATGATAGTAGAGTTTCAGAGGCGTCTCGTAAGGCTGTTCAAGAAGAAGAAGACAGACTACTTCTGCAAAAGTTTCCACTCAAGAAGAAGTTGGCACAAATAAGTTAATATTCGATTATCTTTTTTAGTTTTCTAACTGTTGGTTATTTAAGGGGTAAagttatattatgtttttctttACTGTGTTCGACAGTGATGAAATGCGGATTAACGAACTTGAGCAATGATGTGGAGCGGTGCCTCTCATTAGTAAGATTTCAACTGCTTCATCCTTCTGTTTCTCCCATGCTTATACGGTTATACCTTTAAACGTTGCATCTTTAGTGTGTAGAGGAAAGAATGCGTGCGTTGATAAGCAGTCTGATCAGAGTTTCAAAACAGGTATtgtttctcttttctttctacTGATTgaaataacaattttttttatctgCTTGCTGAGTTTAAAAAGAACTCATGATTTCAACAGAGGGCTGACTCTGAAAAGTCAAGGCACGCTACTGTTGTCACTTCCGATGTTCGTGAACAAATATTGGCGATTAACCGAAAAGCCAGAGAAGAATGGGATAAGAAACAAGCAGAAGTTGAGAAACTTCGTAAACAAAATGAAGTGTGTAATTTCACTGTGCTTGCTTTGAATATacgttcttttttgttttcccCATGAGGTGATCATGTATTTtaggattttttgtcatttaacacctttAATAAAtcagtttttgtaatttaacaccttagttaatttttattatatataaacaccttaaaaaacaaaaaaatagaaatCGACACCATTTAACGATTTTCGTTAGGGAAAACGTTGGTTTTAAGTCTATGCTATAGTTCCAAACAATAATAAGGAGTTGTCTACCATCAAATCATTCCTTGGTAACTATAGCATAGTTAAAAACCAACCTTTTTCCTAAGGGAAATCGTCAATTGGTGtcgatttctaattttttttgttttttaaggtgttatttctatttttgttttttgttttttaaggtattaaattacaaaaactggtttttttaaggtgttaaataaCAAAAAATCCTGTATTTTATGATTGGGATTAATGCATTTATGTGTTCATAGCAGCCTGATGGCAGTGCTGTAGTTGATGCTGACAAGGAAAAAGATGAAGGACGTTCGAAATCACTGAAGGTATAATTATAACTGATTAAATTTTACGGAGTACATTATTCAACCATTGAAAAGTTATTATAGCAAGTCTCGCGTTATATTCTTGTGTACAGATGCCAGTGAACAAAGAGGAGGATGACAAAATGCGCACTACAGCAGCAAATGTAGCTGCCAGAGCTGCTGTTGGAGGGGATGACATGCTATCAAAATGGCAGCTTATGGCACAAACAGCTCGCCAAAAGCGTGAAGGTGGGCCCGACATTGCAACAACTAGTTCTCAGACGGGTAAAGATGTATCCAATAAGCAATCCACAACGTCTGTTGGGAATGTTCGGGAAACTCGAGGAACTGGAAAAAGGGATCTGTCAACTCCTGCTTCTGGTAATGAGTTTTAAATATATACTTATATTTGAtttcttgattggaatgagtttgaaatatatatttgatttcttgattggaatgagttctactTGTTACCTAAATAGTAGATCAACTTTATTAATAGAAAACGCCCTAATAGTGGACATGGAGTTCTTTGACCTTTCACTTGGTTCTCCTGAATGCCATATCCATTACCATCCCCATTTACTACCCCATGCCCAGCCtcagaagaaaaagaaatatgTAGAAAAAAGTAAAGATTGCCATGGGCCTAAACAGGCCCGGCCCACGCCAAGCCCACTTTGCATCATGCCGGGCCGGACCGAAAAGTTCAAAACAGGCCCAGGCCCACAGACTGTTGTGCCGGGCCAGGCCATCGTGCCCTATACCTAATACTAAATTTAGTGTGTTTTGTCGTGCCGGGTCGAGTCGTGCCGTgccgtgccttgtcgtgctttttccaaaacaaTGCGGCCCAGGCTCGCCCCGAGACTTCGTGCTCATGACGGGTCATGCTTTTTTCGCCCCTGTGCCGGGCCGGGCCTCGGGTTGGCCCgccccacaaccatctttagaaAAAAGGGTTGGGTTTTGGGAGAAGAAAAAAACTCGTTTGAACGTGTGAACCTTGTTTCTCATTGTAGGTGTTGCGAGACAAGGCGGCGGTGGAAGCCAAGTTACCGTGCCACCTCCCAGAGTAGTTCCTCGTATCTCCGTCAAGGATGTGATTGCTGTGCTGGAAAAAGAACCCCAGATGGCAAAATCCACTATAATATACCGACTTTACGACAAAATGCATGCCGATCCTGCATCTGAGTGAAAAGGGAAGGACATTATAAGCTTCATGGTATATTCTGTTGGAGCTTCAACCATGAAGTTTTATTCATACATTTCTGGTTTACTGGCTAATCACACTAATAATCATAGATAGTTAGTTATACGTACCTTTATTTTTCGGTATGCCCTTCAATTTCTTGTAAATCTGAAGTGTCTTTGCCCTTTGTTAGGGTATAATAGTAAGGGTAATCTGAAGTGTCTTTGCCCTTTGTTAGGGTTTGGTAGTTTTATAAAGTTTCTGAACTTTTTCTTGTACTTTTATAATCTGATCTAAATTGAAGATTCTGTTAACCTCGTGTTGATCTTCGAAGTCGTATTAAGTTTGCTTGGCTTTGGTTTCTTTTAGCATACTGGTAGAATAATATTATTGACAGTATTTCTGAAGAAAAGTAACAGTATTATTATTCATTTTCTGAGGTACAGCAATGTGCTACCTCATAATGTAATTGTAGTATTATAATTCATTTTCTGAGGTATAGCAATGTGCTACCTCAAATTGTTATTGAATTGTTAAGACATTTGATGAAATTGTTATTGAATTGTTAAGACATTTGATGAAATTGTTATTGAATTGTTAAGACATTTGATGAAATTGTTATTGAATTGTTAAGACATTTGATGAAATTGTTTTTGAATTGTGAAGACATTTGATGAAATTGTTTTTGGATTGTGAAGGCATTTGATGAAATTGTTTTTGAATTGTTAAGACATTTGATGAAATTGTTTTTGAATGAATCTGGCATTGATAAAATCCTGCTCCATGAGTGTAGTAGACTAGTAGTATAGTTGCTAGCTGAAGAGTCAAGACAACCTTTTCCAAACACTTACCTACCGGATCAATTACTCCATACAAATTTGAGACATCGGTAGACTGATTAGCATGCGTAAATTATATTTCCAGGAATATCTCCAATTTTTTACTTGTATAGAAACTATTTTCAATTTTTACTGAATTAAAAGGAATATTTAATTTAAGAATTCTCCAATTACTTGCCAATCACggtttcatgttatcattgcaaaaaaaaTCTAACTAAATGTGAagttattaatgtagtaacccgAGGATCACCCGAGTCCAAAAAACTAGTTATACCTTATAACCGGTTGTATTATAGACTTGCAATACTCCTTCCTGAGGATTTCTAAATGTCAAGTGGCTTTGTGACCAAATTGAACACAATTCACCTAATATAATCTCTTTCAAGTATCAACGCAGAGTATTTAAGGTTCAAATGTTCAATAGCACCAAGTGATTCTTATTGATAGTACTAACTAGTAGTGTATTTAAATAACACACTAATTCAGTACCAATAGCAAATTAATTAGTATCAATACGAGTTACTcaagagtgatggatagctcagttggttagagcttttaTCCCGATTTCAGGTGATCCTGAGATCAATTCTAATTGCGTTCATTTTGAACACGTATCATTTTTGACAAAAACTTTCTTATCCCACATTCCCTATTTATTTACCTCATTTCCATTTTGATCCGTGCCTAAAACATTGGCCATTACTTACACACATACAcacacataaaaaaaaaaaaatagcccATATATCCTTCATTTCTTCTCCATTAACTAAAGACCAAAATATAAAGACCAAAATCTTCCATGGATCAACCCAGAAATTCCACGATTCCTATTGACCTGACGCAGATAATTTTCTGAGTCCACACTCATAGCCATGCTCTATTTCCCAGTGCCTTTCCCAAATCCTTCATCGTTAAGATTGAGGGAATTGCTAAAACCTGGGATTTTTGTTAATAAGATATTTTCTGGGTAAAATATAATTCGATTCCAATATTTTTCAACAAAATAAACACAGTAGATAGATAGTAATTGAATATTTGAAAGCAATATGGGTCAAAAAATCTCAAAAGATGAATTGGTTTATCAGCAAGTGATTGGGAGTAATATTGATGCAATTAAAGCTCTTTGCACTGAAGGTGCTCGACTTGAGGTAATCATAACTCAATGTTGTGATTATAATTCTGGGTTGCATTTCTGATTATGAATGGATTGAGTATTTGTTTGTCTTACAATTTTATGGATACAATTTATTGGTTTTATTCTGATTCAAGTATAATTTGTCTTTTAATCTTATGGttgttattttgattttgagttTTATTGGATTGAGTATAGTTTATCTTTTGATGGTGTGATTATAATTTCTGGGTTGAAACTAGTGGATTGATAAAGAAGGGAAAACTCCATTGATAGTGGCTTCTATGGATCCTAGACTTTATGTTGTGGCCAAGACTTTGATTGAATTGGGTGCAAATGTTAATGCGTATCGCCCtggtaagtttttttttccccATTAGTTCTTTGCACGTAAGAGTTGCTTTAGCTTTGCTAGAATGAGTTTATTATGTGTATAGAGAACCACAAAGGGTGGTAATTTATCCCAAATCTTGGGTACACTACTGGAAACTTTAACCAACTAAGCTAGTTGGCATCAATGGCGAATCTAGAGTTTGTTTGAAGTGAATTCAAGTCAATAGAAATGGTAAACATATTGTATATTATATAAATATGACactatattataaatattgaacatatatattgtatataggTACATGTATTGACCCTCTAAAATTGGTAGATTACATTTGAACTCATATGTTATTTCGCATTTTAACTTGATTCAACAAGGCCTTGTATATTCATGTTTAAGTGTTTAAAAGATATTTAGAGGACTAAGTGGGGTCAATAAACCCCTCTTTTTTGAGCATAACTCCGCCCCTGCTTGGCATCTACATATTGACGCGTCTTAGGATCAAGTTTGATCGAGTAAGTCATGCTTATGTTAGCATAAGTTGAGTGATAATGGGGCTCCTTGGGTGTTCTTGTATATACTGATTTATTAACTCCAGATTTTAATAGGACTTTGTAGGTCAAATTCCAATTGCAAAAAGTATTACTTGTTATCTGTGTGCTGCATTACGTAATACGTTGCTTGTTAGCCAGTCATGTACATAGATTTTTGGGAGTTTGTAATGAGCCAAATTGTAGGACCCCCTTCCCTGGTCATATGGGAATAATACTCCGTAGACTATTATAATGGAAGCTTGGGATTGGCGTGGCAGTAAGTTGACAGTTCATTTGGATTGAGtactagaaaaaaaaatatcaaaactaTGCTTTTGTGATCGAGTTAGTGTGAATTTGCAGTGAAGCAGATTTTTATGGAATGTAAATAAGTATCCTTTGAATCAGATTCGAGGAAATGCATTTTCTATGAGATTTCAAAGAGAAAATAGATTAGCAAAAAGAACTAAAAGTTGTGGAAAATAGATTAGAAACTGTGAAAGCATCTATATGTTTCTTATGATTTAAGAATTTATTTCTGTGAGGCTTTTCTTTTCCTTGTTCTTAAATGTTTCCAATTTCATATTAGGGAGTCATGCGGGTACACCTTTGCATCATGCTGCGAAGAGAGGTCTGGACCACACTGTTAAGTTGCTTCTCTTGCATGGAGGTAAATATCAAGGTTCTAGATTGTGTTTAGGAGACTTGAGTAAGTCAAGTGTATGGAATGTCAGTGACGTCACATAAATGATGGGCTCTGTTGAATAAAATTGCAGCTAATCCTTTTGCGAGAAATGATGATTGTCAAACACCGTTAGATTTAGCGAGAACAAAGGGGTACTGCAATGTTGTTCGTACAATTGAGGTGCTTTTTTCCCTTATTTATATGAAACATAGACACGATATTTAGAGATATACTGCTAATTTGCTAAATATGGTTATAATTTAGGCACACATATGCTACTTCTCTAGTGATGTACGTGAGGTTCTGGCGGTCCCAGGCTTCCTCGGGTCTTTGGTGCCGCAACGATTAGCAAGGAGGAGCTCAAAGTAATGCCTCCTTGCCAGTTTGCACTTTGCATGTTTCATCTAGAGATATCCTCTCTATCTATTTTGTTAAAGGGTATTGATAGATGAATGTATTCTTCAAGTTGTACTATGTATTTCTCTGACCTATTTCCCATCTTTTCCAGGAAGTGTTGGGTAGTCGTTGTTCCTTGCGGTCTCCCTAATACAAGGGGGCCTCTGAAATTGGAGCTGGTTGTGTATTCTAGTGCACAGGTATGTAACATATGACTGAGTCTTACACTCTTACCTGGATATTTGTTTGAAACTATAGGCTATGTTTCTGCAGATTATATTCGATTTTCGCCATCCTTGAGAATCTGAGGGTTCTGATTTTGGACTTTTTTAAATACGTAGTAATAGTTTTCTACTTTATTCCATGAGAGCCTTTCTTGTTCTGCTTGACTGAGGTTCGAAAACAAACTAACAAAGAACAAAAGGCTTGGCTAACATTCTGTTACTCTGGCAATTATACTTGGTAAATGGGTTGTCACGATTGGGttcaattcttattaatttgatTTTGGTCATATCGAACTGATTAATAATTCATCTCGTCATCAGTTACTTCATTTTAGGTCATTGTGATTTGATGTCAGTTGGCTTGTTATGCAAAAGTCTGAATGTATAATTAATATTTGTCAAGTTAATTACTTAATTCAGTCGGTTATGTTTAGATTGGTAAATTCTGATATTGTGTATAATTCAAGAATGATTCTGGGTAATTTAAATCAGGTAAATGAGTATTTTGCTTGGTCTTGGCAGTAGGCACTATCGAAGAATCTGTATCTTTCTTTTTCTCCTTGACCCTTCAATGTTTATCAGACAAGAATTTTTCTTCTTCCCGTTTTCGAATAAAAGGGAACAAAACAGGAAAAAAGGAACAGAAGAACTCCAGGAAGACATATCTGGTCTTTATTAGGAAGCCTTTTCGAGGACAATAAAGTGATAAACCTCATAGTTGACCTTGCTCTTATGTTCTTAAAATTCATGTTCCAATTTTTTCCTCTGGAGTTATTTTTGGAGAATGATCTTAATGCTTTCCCAATACAATGCTCATATATTCACGTACTTGAAATGCACATGGAAATGTGATTCCCttttttctagttcaaatagACTACAGGGGCGTTTCAATGTAGGAGTACCGTGATCCAGTTCTTACGTACTACGACTTGGTTTGCATGTGCCGGTTGGAGACCTGCTGGGTGGGTGGTTGAGGGAAAGACTGCTCAGACCTAGCCACCTAGGAACAGTTTTCTGCACGCATGTGTGTAAATTAATACCCTGGTCAGATCTTGTATATCATATTCTTAAATTTCTTAGAATGCGATTTTGCAGCTTTGAGTGATGGAAACCTGAGTTTTCCTTACTTTTGCCATACATGTACATTGTTTTTGTAAAATACTCATTTCGTTACTTTATAAATCACCTATTTTATCTTCTAAAAAAGGTTGTAATAAACAGGATCCGCAGCCTCGTACTGTCATTCCTCTTTGGAAGTCCAACATTGTGGGGCCAAAGTTTCACGAGTCAGACCCCACCTTGACAATTTCCATTGAGTCCACTGGtaagtttataaattttaatatttCTTAATATCTTTTGTTCAGCACTCTTGTTTTTGGCATGACATGCTCTTAGGACAGAGGTATTGCTTCCAGTTATATATATTTGGAGACCTTTTAGTTTAAAATCATCACGATTGTAGGCTTACCAGTGAAACATAATCAATGATTACCACTATCATTGTTGGATTATTTTCACTTCCCCCATTTTTTTAGTTCTTCCATGTTGCCTTTTTTACTGTTTCACTTTCTCATACCCTACTTTGAACATATTCTTATTACTTATATATAAAAACAAATGTTATCCTTGAAATATTTACTTGATTTGTCTCAAAATATATTTTCAAGATATTAATGATCGAAATGGTGCATTGGCAAATGTCAAAGTCAATATGGTAGAACTAACCGGATGAAGTATATGGTAGCTGATTAGCTGTACTGTTTGTGAATTATCAACCTGATGAGTATGTTTTTTATGTTGAATTGTCACCTCCATCCACTTTTTTGCTAGGGTCTATCTTAAATACTTGCTCTTCTACCTTTTTCAGGGACCCGTTATAAATTTTTATCTGATATTGAGGGAGACAAGCATAAACTTGCTCAGTTATTCAGTGCTTGTAAAGGGTTTCTTAAGGTATCTACGCACTGCCATGTTGAACTGATATCCCATAGTTTTTTCTGCCTTGATGACAATCACCTTTATTTTGTTTGGAAATTTTATGACTTCCTGAAAAAAATTCTGTGTGATTTACTTTGCTCAATTTTTTAGTGTGCTAAGTAGCTTTTGAGATTTTCATCTAACCTCTCCCTCCTGCTATATTAGAGCAAACATGAAAGAAAGTGCAACCATTTTTTCCTAcataaaaagagagaaatttttGGCGATAGATGGAGCTTAATTTTATCCATATCCCCTCTGTTTCCATTGTCTTCAATGATATTGATATAGGAATGTTTCTGGCCGGATGGAGTAGTCATTCTTTCACAAATATCTAGTAAGACCGAAGATCATTAATTAGAGTTGTGAAGTTATTGAAAAAATATATCCTTGGACCTTGGTTGTTTGCGTTCCAGTGTGATTAAATTTGGGCTTGGTAAATTGAGTACCAGCGATAGGAGAGTGAGAATAAAAATGTTCTATATTTTGGTGTGTAAATGAAATTTTGGTCTGTACTGGTACCAAAATGCATTTTAGGTATAATTTGCAAAAATTGGGGGGAAAAACGAGTTAGCAGAACTTGTAAAATAAGATAGCTTTAACTCCCCTAAGCCCTAACCTTAAACTTCCAAACCATATAACAAGCCTGTTGTCTATAGATAAGTACTTCTTTCTACTTCTGACGCCTTGGATTGGGGTATCTGGGGACCAAATGGCACAGAATATGCACCTGCATGTCCTAGTTTACTGGTTGTAAGTCTTATATATGAATGCCAAACTTACCGCCTATAAAACTTAGGTAGCTGTCCTGTCATCTGGAATTTATAGCTCATGGCCTCTGATGGTCTCGTGGATCTTACAATGTTTAACTGTAAAATGATATAGCCTGTAGCTTGGATCTAAGGGTTGTTCCAACTTCCAACCTATTGAAGTGAAATAATTCACCTGTGTATCTCAAACATTCAACATCCTGATTGTAGCAGGGAAGAATTTATGCTATAACCAATAGTGCTCAGTCCCGAACAAGGCTACATGGTAGGTAATTCGATGTTTCTGGAAGGCCATGACTCTTTACGGACAGTTTGTAGTAGTACCGAAAACCAAACTCTAGCTACTAGTAAGTTATGGCTCCCAACTTTTCATGCCTCCCAGTAATACATAGTTATGCAtgaatattactccctccgttcctaaataattgTCCTATTTGGAAGAATGCACGGGATTAATAAAAATGAGAAgtgtgtaagaaaaacaa contains:
- the LOC110794313 gene encoding putative E3 ubiquitin-protein ligase XBAT35, whose amino-acid sequence is MGQKISKDELVYQQVIGSNIDAIKALCTEGARLEWIDKEGKTPLIVASMDPRLYVVAKTLIELGANVNAYRPGSHAGTPLHHAAKRGLDHTVKLLLLHGANPFARNDDCQTPLDLARTKGYCNVVRTIEAHICYFSSDVREVLAVPGFLGSLVPQRLARRSSKKCWVVVVPCGLPNTRGPLKLELVVYSSAQDPQPRTVIPLWKSNIVGPKFHESDPTLTISIESTGTRYKFLSDIEGDKHKLAQLFSACKGFLKVMPSSQPEANTGNQPEFSAGPDSQSSSATNGWGDLDSNATHTECGPSSGPPPGKASCNGWADEPAAQELNGWANEPAAQELNGWADEPTAQELNGWASAADPGPSMRPADGPTTIVASEPVSSAPSAPPLPVDTVVDGPIHYPAVDVGPVDVSVTGTKATGKNDESCCVICWDGPVEGACIPCGHMAGCMSCLSEIKSKKGVCPVCRAKIDQVIRLYAV